One window of Cuculus canorus isolate bCucCan1 chromosome 10, bCucCan1.pri, whole genome shotgun sequence genomic DNA carries:
- the MBNL3 gene encoding muscleblind-like protein 3 isoform X3, with the protein MFAQQMQFMLPGAQLQPITTFPVTPSLATSPTMAFSPYLSHVSPGMGLVPAELLPNTPVLVSGNPTVTVPGGSAGQKLMRTDKLEVCREFQRGNCTRGENDCRYAHPIDIAMIDTNENTVTVCMDYIKGRCSREKCKYFHPPAHLQAKIKAAQHQVNQTAAAAMALPPGALQPLPKRPALEKNNGATTVFNPSVFHYQQALANMQLQQPTFIPTGSVLCMTPTASVVPMMHGATPTTVSAATTPATSVPFAATATANQISQLSVDELSSSMFVSQM; encoded by the exons ACAACATTTCCTGTGACTCCTTCGCTTGCAACAAGCCCCACGATGGCTTTTAGTCCCTACCTGAGTCATGTTTCTCCTGGAATGGGCTTGGTTCCTGCAGAGCTTTTACCAAATACTCCTGTCCTGGTGTCCGGAAATCCTACTGTTACAGTACCAGGAGGCTCTGCTGGGCAGAAACTGATGCGTACGGATAAACTGGAG GTTTGTCGAGAGTTTCAGCGTGGAAATTGCACACGTGGTGAGAATGATTGCCGCTATGCTCACCCTATAGATATTGCAATGATAGacacaaatgaaaatactgttacAGTTTGCATGGATTACATCAAAGGTCGATGCTCTAGGGAGAAATGCAAGTACTTTCATCCCCCTGCACACCTGCAAGCCAAAATCAAGGCAGCTCAACACCAGGTGAACCAGACAGCTGCAGCTGCGATG GCCCTGCCGCCTGGTGCACTTCAACCTTTACCAAAGAGGCcagcacttgaaaaaaacaatggtGCCACCACAGTCTTTAACCCAAGCGTTTTCCACTACCAACAGGCTCTAGCCAACATGCAGTTGCAACAGCCTACATTCATCCCTACAG GGTCAGTTCTGTGCATGACACCCACTGCAAGCGTTG TGCCCATGATGCACGGTGCTACGCCCACCACTGTGTCTGCAGCAACAACTCCTGCCACCAGCGTCCCCTTCGCTGCAACAGCTACCGCCAATCAG ATATCCCAGTTATCAGTAGATGAACTGAGTAGCAGCATGTTTGTTTCACAGATGTAG